In Penaeus monodon isolate SGIC_2016 chromosome 8, NSTDA_Pmon_1, whole genome shotgun sequence, one DNA window encodes the following:
- the LOC119576023 gene encoding flocculation protein FLO11-like, translating to MKQAPTALSTAKTQHQPQNDIANEKGFKNFDETATAPATSSNGDQQKYCLENSDQQPQQHRKKQRFLAPPTAPTPLAAATEKSTKQRPPQRKRIYQRPRQSGSNSPNGKKIETTAPTLNGPKLHNGPTSLKRPPQKLQRAPKVYNGPPTKVSKGPTTLNGPDNAFRAPIKVQTAPITSTTAPMLQRPDNFYNGARRLQRAPKRLQRAPTTSRKAPITSTTAPTLQKAPTSTTGPTTSTAPIKAKRPPQRLNAPIKVTTAPQIHTAPHNIYNGPPNATKGPENFYNGPDNVQTAPTNLQRPPNVTKAPITLQRPPWPPKKSTTAPKLLQRPPITSTRPRKTSTTAPTTLQDPDIYNSPDNVSKGPDKVTTARQKFQRPPITSTKAPKRLQGPHNVTTAPITLQRPESKRPDSTTAPTKVYKTPPDNVTTAPTTSQGPPTLQRP from the exons ATGAAACAGGCACCAACAGCATTATCAACAGCAAAAACGCAACATCAGCCCCAAAACGACATCGCCAACGAAAAGGGTTTCAAAAACTTTGACGAAACAGCCACGGCCCCAGCAACGTCCAGCAACGGAGACCAGCAAAAATACTGTTTAGAAAACTCGGATCAGCAGCCCCAACAGCACAGAAAGAAACAACGGTTTTTAGCACCCCCAACAGCTCCAACGCCATTGGCCGCAGCCACGGAAAAGTCGACCAAACAGCGGCCCCCCCAAAGAAAACGGATCTACCAGCGGCCCCGGCAAAGCGGCTCCAACAGCCCCaacggaaaaaaaatcgaaacaacgGCCCCGACATTAAACGGCCCGAAACTTCACAACGGCCCGACAAGTCTAAAACGGCCCCCACAAAAGCTACAACGGGCCCCGAAAGTCTACAACGGCCCCCCCACAAAAGTCTCAAAAGGCCCGACAACTCTAAACGGCCCCGATAACGCTTTCCGGGCCCCCATAAAAGTTCAAACGGCCCCGATAACGTCTACAACGGCCCCCATGTTACAACGCCCCGACAACTTCTACAACGGGGCCCGACGTCTACAACGGGCCCCCAAACGTCTACAACGGGCCCCCACAACGTCTAGAAAGGCCCCGATAACATCTACAACGGCCCCCACGTTACAAAAGGCCCCGACGTCTACAACGGGCCCCACAACCTCAACAGCCCCCATAAAAGCTAAACGGCCCCCACAACGTCTAAACGCCCCGATAAAAGTTACAACGGCCCCCCAAATTCACACGGCCCCCCATAACATCTACAACGGGCCCCCAAACGCTACAAAGGGGCCCGAAAACTTCTACAACGGCCCCGATAACGTTCAAACGGCCCCCACAAATTTACAACGGCCCCCAAACGTCACAAAGGCCCCCATAACGTTACAACGGCCCCCAT ggccccccaaaaagtctACAACGGCCCCCAAACTTTTACAACGGCCCCCGATAACGTCTACAAGGCCCCGAAAAACTTCTACAACGGCCCCGACAACTCTACAAGACCCCGACATCTACAACAGCCCCGATAACGTTTCAAAGGGCCCCGACAAAGTCACAACGGCCCGACAAAAATTCCAACGGCCCCCCATAACGTCTACAAAGGCCCCGAAACGTCTACAAGGCCCCCATAACGTTACAACGGCCCCGATAACGCTACAAAGGCCCGAGTCTAAACGGCCCGACTCTACAACGGCCCCGACAAAAGTCTACAAAACCCCCCCCGACAACGTTACAACGGCCCCGACAACATCCCAAGGCCCCCCAACGCTACAACGGCCTTGA